The proteins below are encoded in one region of Enhydrobacter sp.:
- a CDS encoding branched-chain amino acid ABC transporter permease produces the protein MRRHQHLSIAGGRAVLAVAALALLAAPTFLDAGGLTVLTEFLCLLVLALMWNLLAGYADIVTVGQHAFVGVGAYAFYGAVVLLGVDPYLAFGAAALTAFVIALPAMLIVFRLRAAYLAVGTWVVAEVLMLIAGKLPGFGFGSGVSLPVRVAREFGARPDARFATIYWLAFALAAAAFASTWLLLRSRIGLGLMAMRDNEEAAGAMGVHLVRARIVCFLWTAPFLGLAGAIITLQKLRISPPASFSIIDWTVFVIFNVVIGGIGSLEGPILGTVLFFLLREYLAQLGTWHLIILGTLSIAVILIEPRGLWGLLRRALGGDLIPVSHRARPGFGAGRKPGA, from the coding sequence TTGCGCAGGCATCAGCATCTCTCGATTGCCGGCGGCCGCGCGGTCCTCGCCGTGGCCGCACTTGCCCTCCTCGCCGCTCCCACCTTCCTCGACGCGGGCGGCCTCACGGTGCTGACGGAATTCCTCTGCCTGCTGGTGCTGGCCCTGATGTGGAACCTGCTGGCAGGCTATGCCGATATCGTGACGGTAGGCCAGCATGCCTTCGTGGGCGTAGGGGCCTATGCCTTCTACGGCGCGGTGGTGCTGCTGGGCGTCGACCCGTATCTCGCCTTCGGTGCGGCGGCACTGACCGCCTTCGTCATCGCGCTGCCGGCGATGCTGATCGTCTTCCGCCTGCGCGCCGCCTATCTCGCGGTCGGCACCTGGGTGGTGGCCGAGGTGCTGATGCTGATCGCGGGCAAGCTGCCGGGCTTCGGCTTCGGCTCGGGCGTCAGCCTGCCGGTCCGCGTCGCCCGCGAGTTCGGCGCCCGGCCCGACGCGCGCTTCGCCACCATCTACTGGCTCGCCTTCGCGCTGGCGGCGGCGGCCTTCGCCAGCACCTGGCTGCTGCTGCGCTCGCGCATCGGGCTCGGCCTCATGGCGATGCGCGACAACGAGGAGGCGGCGGGCGCGATGGGCGTCCACCTCGTGCGCGCACGCATCGTCTGCTTCCTGTGGACCGCGCCGTTCCTCGGCCTGGCGGGCGCCATCATCACGCTGCAGAAGCTGCGCATCTCGCCGCCCGCCTCGTTCAGCATCATCGACTGGACGGTGTTCGTCATCTTCAACGTCGTGATCGGCGGCATCGGCAGCCTCGAAGGCCCGATCCTGGGGACGGTGCTGTTCTTCCTGCTGCGCGAATATCTCGCGCAGCTCGGCACATGGCACCTCATCATCCTGGGCACGCTCTCGATTGCCGTCATCCTGATCGAGCCGCGCGGGTTGTGGGGCCTGCTGAGGCGCGCGCTGGGCGGCGACCTCATTCCCGTCTCGCATCGGGCACGGCCCGGTTTCGGCGCCGGGCGCAAGCCGGGCGCTTGA
- a CDS encoding branched-chain amino acid ABC transporter permease, producing MLATYLNLVVQGVLLGGLYAIFALGLSLSVGVMRFVNIAHGDFIVLVSFLLLTVATALHINVLLALLLVIPLAFAGGYLLQRILLQRVVGENVLLPLLVTFGLSIIVQNGLLQGFGADTRTLSAGRLDTSSLQIGGLYVGVLPVATFVLAIVLVLGLEWLLYRSRIGAGIRAVADDVAAANLIGLSSARIYAIAMGIVGVTVAIAACFMGLRMNFDPTSGPSRLLVAFEVVVLGGLGSLRGTLLGGIVLGIAQTLGGQIDGAWQVLAGHLVFLAIFLLRPQGLLPRY from the coding sequence ATGCTTGCCACCTACCTCAACCTCGTCGTCCAGGGCGTGCTGCTGGGCGGGCTCTACGCGATCTTCGCCCTGGGGCTCTCGCTCTCGGTCGGGGTGATGCGCTTCGTCAACATCGCGCACGGCGACTTCATCGTCCTCGTCTCGTTCCTGCTGCTCACGGTGGCGACGGCGCTGCACATCAACGTGCTGCTGGCGCTCCTGCTGGTGATCCCGCTGGCCTTCGCCGGCGGCTATCTGCTGCAGCGGATTCTGCTGCAGCGGGTCGTCGGCGAGAACGTACTGCTGCCGCTGCTCGTCACCTTCGGCCTGTCGATCATCGTGCAGAACGGCCTGCTGCAAGGCTTCGGCGCCGACACGCGTACCCTCTCCGCCGGCCGGCTCGACACGTCGAGCCTGCAGATCGGTGGCCTCTATGTCGGCGTCCTGCCGGTCGCGACCTTCGTGCTCGCCATCGTCTTGGTGCTGGGCCTCGAGTGGCTGCTCTATCGCTCGCGGATCGGCGCCGGCATCCGCGCCGTGGCCGACGATGTCGCCGCCGCCAACCTGATCGGCCTCTCGTCGGCGCGGATCTACGCCATCGCCATGGGCATCGTCGGCGTCACCGTGGCGATCGCCGCCTGCTTCATGGGGCTGCGCATGAACTTCGATCCCACCAGCGGGCCGAGCCGGCTGCTGGTCGCCTTCGAGGTCGTGGTGCTGGGCGGGCTCGGCAGCCTGCGCGGCACTTTGCTGGGCGGCATCGTGCTCGGCATCGCCCAGACGCTGGGCGGCCAGATCGATGGTGCCTGGCAGGTTCTGGCCGGCCACCTCGTTTTCCTGGCCATTTTCCTGCTGCGGCCGCAAGGCCTCCTGCCACGGTACTAG